The genomic interval CGACAGCCAAACAGCCGTAaagcaaagaggaaacaaactCATTTTCTCCACTCAATGACAGCAGCAAAGTACCGTTACGCTCGCTGTCCCTGCTCCGAAATCGAGGACAGCCTGACCTAGCTCGTCTGAATGCTTGTCAAGACTCTTTCAAACACTTTTGTGTACGTCCTGCACGTagcttctgtctttcctttcgcGTGTCCGTTTGAGGACCGACGTCGACCCACTTCGTGACTTGCCAAAGGGTTACACATCTACGCATCTCATTGTTTGATACCGACAAAAAAAAGGGAACCCGACGAATCGAATTCGCTTTTGTTCACCGTTCACCCCAAAGCGTTTTCCATGGCCATGGCAGTCCCCTGCTGTGTCGTTGCGTAGTTCCATCTCGCGGTTTCACCCTGACAGTCCCCCAGGTGAAAACGGGGTGCTGTTTGATTCCGCTGTCGTCAAGGAAGCAAAGTGTCTGTGACGGTTACAACCCGTGTATGAGCCATGCAACGAGAAACGCCCACTGACAGACCTTTCCCCCCGCAGACAGTCCAGCAGCCACAAAACCACGGCAAACCCAAAGGTATGGATTATGGGTGCGTTGTGCACTCCTTGTTGAGGCATGCACAACAGATACGAAcaaccgagagagaaaaggtgtTCCCCAGTTCTGTTTCCCAGTGGGTTTCGACGACAGCGCTACAAGCCTCTCTAGGTTTCTGTAGGTTGAGACACGCGCACGCAGAAGGACTTCGCAAGCCCCTGTCTGCTGCGGTGGAAGATCGGCACACGACGCTCGCCGATTTCTCCTTCCAGCGCACCCTCTCTACCAGCTTTGGTGCTCCTGATCATGTGGAAGTTTTCaaagaaaccgagaaaaacgcgacaaAAAGCTCGCTAGCTCCCTCTGCATACGCCACTGACAGGACGGACCCGAAAACAGCCACATTACGGGACCGAGGCTCATTTCTCTTTGTTCATTCTAAGGAGTGTTCCGGCGtgcggcgtctcctcgacaTCCGCATACCATTTCGCTGTCCCTCTATGCACCGAAGATGTTGAAAGCACCATATGTGTCGCTGCTTTCTGTTAATATCGACGCACGAGCCTGACTGAGAATCCGGGatgtcctctcttctcgatACCGGGGAGGCTGTTGCTCTTGACTGTCAACAGCGCCGAGTGCTGCCCCTGCCCTCGACGAGTCAAAAGTgggcgcatgcgcgtctcGCTGATACACCATCGCATCTCCATCGCTTTTCCTCCCCCCCCTCTTCTACAGTTCATCGTGCCCTGAGGTCTTCGTCCTTTGCTTCCCCACCAGCTGCGGAAACTGGGTTAACTTCCCCGTCAGCTGCTTTCCTCCCGATACCACGTCGTTGACGAAGGACTCCAGAGACGCCGGCGTCAAAGGGCCGGACATGacctgtgaaaaaacaagaacgCTCCTCACTCTGCTTAAAGTCGAGACGCCATCGCAGGTCTGGTAATCCCAACGAAAACGGAATTTTGAAAAAACACGCCGTGTTTTCAGATCCCTTCGAACACGCATTTCGGAGAAAGCAAGACGGGCACTGCCccgaagcgagacagagtgCGACAACCAGAACGCtagacgagagcgaggcatagagaaacgcgctcgcacgtatatgcatgcgcgtttGTGTGCATACGTGGGGGTTGCGTGGCAAGAGAAATCACAGAAATGTGGCGCAGAATTCGCGTTGTAAGATGGGAATGAGATAGATCACTCCCATCCAGCCTTTTTTTCAAGCCCAGTTCTGTCGCGTCGGAgttggatgcatgcagcagtgCGCCCTCATGGTTGTCTCCTCACCTCGTATTTCTTCCGCTTTGGTCGGTACGCAAGAAAGACGATTTCTTGGTccgaggagagcgaaaaaacgcGCGTGAAACCGGGCTGTGAGCAAGCAGAGGACTCCCCGTGAAACACAGAGGATAGAGAGAGTGGAAAAAGCTTTTCTCCGCCATCGGAAAacgtctgtgtctgctcaAGATAAAGAGAACCCTTTCGATGAGCTACCACAGAGCCACTGAGCACAAAGCTGTGTTTTGAATTCCTGACTGTGTGGCGCAAGAATGCTGCAAAAAAGGATCTACCCACTTTCAATCTGTCTAGATCTCTGTCCCACGCAACTGTAATACGGAGGTGACTCTTTCAAGAACAGGGCATACACTCTCATGCGCGCTTATCGAAGATGCACGTGAAAATACGATAAACGAgatctgtcttcttccatgCGTCAAAGGAAAAGAACTCGATTCTGTCTCCATGTGCGTGGATGCTCGCGAAAACTTTCCACCTGTTCCACCAGAGCAAACAATGCTGTCTTGGTAgccctaaaccctaaacctTCGGTGGCATTCACCACCTAGAGAGCTGGTCGTCTTTCCTTTTAAAAACTGTTCTAGCTACGCAAACTGTTTGCTCTGAATTCGGTAGTGGCCTGGGTGCGGCACTGTACCCTCCATTAAGTACTGGCTCTTTTAAAAAATTATTCTGCATTCTGAATCGGGTGATTGGTTATTTAGTGGATTTGCTGTTCTGGGGATTGTCAGGAGGATGCCTAGTTCGATTCACTTCCTCGGTCAAACGCAGGTGCCGTGGCTGTGAGTAGCGCCCACCTGCGCGTCCCTGTTAACCCAACAGATCTTGAGCGGATCCCGCTTGAACTTTTCAGCAAGTTCTGTCAACTTCGCAAAGAGGTCTTTGGGCGCCAAGGCAGCGGCCATCGCGTCGGgcacgagaagaacgaagcaaaactgaaaaagaaacaaagcggAGGACCCAACAAGCTCGCAGGAACGAAAGGGCGCAAACACATCACAGAAAGGAGGTGTACCTGCAAGAGTGATGGTATATTCACGTGCAtggaaaacgagagggagCACGTGTGCGGCCGCGACTGATatcagaaaagaaggcagagcagGCCCCAGCAAAAATGAAACTCTTCACCTCACTAACAACTGAAGCAAGGGCACAGGCACTCTGCTGTGTACCGCGGGAACTGATTCTTTAGGAAGACTATCGCGCACATGCTgcagacaacagaaagacgCTACTCGCCGGAAAGCGGGAGACAACGCTGTGGACACAGGACGGGATCGACGAGACCAAGATgaacaaaaaacgaaacCCCAGGTGAGATCGCACCTCACATCGTACCTGCGAATCATCTTTGCTGCACTCCCCACTGGAGACGCGCCTCGCTGTGAGCTCGCGGAAAGCAACGCCAGATGCCGTCCGTgcctggagaggaaggacggggacaggagacacgGATGTGAAAGGTGATGGCAATGAAAGAACACAATAACCCGTGACACACGGACAGAGTCAAAAGGAAAAGATGCAGAGCTAAAATACCCACTACACGCATCGGGGGACAAACGCGAAAATAAGAACCCGTCTGCAGAGAACACCAGATGAGACAAACGCCGTGAGCCTTGTGAATATGCACGAACACGGGGAAAACAGGAACAAACACTGCAAAAGGTACCGGAGGGGTTGCAGGGCGACCGGTACCAGTGTATGTATCGTCCCCGAAAGGCAGTTTCTCGTATCTTATATGCTACACGTAACCCCATCTAAAACCAGTGATGTGCAGTATTTATGCCATCAACGTGACCACGAATCACCATCAACCACAAAGTTCGTTGACTGACAGAACAAGATCAAAGGGGGCGATGAGAGGAGCTGGGATCTTATTTTCAATAACTATCATCGTAACTGTGCTCCGCAAACACTACAGAACTTGATCAGCGTATGACCATCCATCGCTATTGAAGTGGAACCATGTTCCCCGACACCCAGAACACGAAGTTGTTCCACCCTGTCGTTTGGGCTCGCGTATCCTTACTTTCGCCGCAAGCCGAGAAAACGTGAGCGTCAGCAGCTCCTGGTTGACGTGGTTTTTCACATCGATCCACTCGCCCGTGAGAAGGTCAATGTCATCGACGGCTAGgagcgaaggaaagacaaTTTCCGCGGGAAGTGGTTTATCgctgtgcgtgtgtgtgcgATGCTTCCTTTGATATTCGAGACCTTCCCCGAATGCCTTCAAAAGGTTCTTCTGGTTTTTGAAGACAACCCCCATCGCGACCTGGTTACGCATTTGATAGGACAGGTACTTGAAGAGAGGCGGAATGCCTCTTTTGTCCGTGAAGAGAACGACCTGAACGATGCACCACAGAAGAACCAACAATCCGGACTAAAGGCATCAGAGGGGAAAGCACGACcctcgcgtttcgtctgttGTCACTGGAAAAGAGTTACATCGGAAACACAATGTGtccgcagctgcagagacactcggAAGGCCTCGTCGCGGTTCTCAAACGCCCTGTAGCCACGCGCGAAGACACGCCAGCGATTCTACAGTCTCGAACAAAGTACAGCCGCATGGGGTTTGGAGTGCGCAGATTTTTCTCAAACCCTCGGTGAAGCTCCCCCCAGTTTCGGTTGCGTGAAATCTGAAAAGCGGCGACAGTCTCCAAAAAGCCCTGGAACAAACTGACACTACAAGATTGGTACCCCTTTTGCACGTCTCTCAGATCTCATCTGATTACTGCGTACCTTGGGTTTCTGCGCATCCGTGGAAATCCACCCCTCCATCGAATCGTCCGTGAGGACGACAACAGTGGAAGGAAGGTTCTCAGACAGGAAGCGAACCATAGCGGCAGATGTTCTGTTCAAAACAGTCACGCGAACAGTAGGCAAACAGGCATTTGTCGACGCATGTAGACGGCTCTGAAATTTGCTGAAAACCGAACATGGCATTTCCGTTCCAAACACCCGCCCGTGCACTTCACATTGGATTTCCACACGAGGAACACACTCTTTGAAACGTCTGTggccttttctcttgtccATATGGTTCCTTCCGTCCCTCTTGGGTGCCTATCCTCACTTCCTCCaccttgtctcctctttgtttctctgcacgCGGCACACACCTGACTCGACATCCTACTCAATTTCGTCTCTGGAAAGCACCTGCGTCTCCGCATGCTGCggcccttctttctctctcgcttttctctcactTCATTTCCATGTGTTTGCAATGTGTCTTGGTAAGTTGTTTCTTTCTactgttccttctcctgcccTCGTCTCCCCTACCTCTCTCCGCGGTAGTCAATACGCTTCGAGTGCTTGTcggcaggaaagaagagcagggTGGGGTAATGTTGGGCCTCTTTGCAGTAGGAGATGTTTCCGAAGCGACTGCAGTTGATGGCGCCAAACTGTTCAGAGTGACCACAGATTTGCTCAACAGTAGACTTCCATGCACGCCAGCGCCCCCCGAGTCGTCGAACAAGACCCTTcacgttttcctctccttcctcctaTGTAAGTCTAAACATTCACCGCTGTACACCGGCTCAACGGACAGTTTCCTGGAACACTCAATATGAATGCCCTTCTCACGGTACAAGCAAGCAAGTGCTTCCTGACTGCTATGCGCCACCCCGTCCCTGTACTGCTCAAGGCAGCAGAGCGTGTTGGATTTCAGTAAACTCCAAGGCCTCAGATGACGTGTACTCTCTACGTACATCTAAATAGACTTAAAACCTCTCGATGGAGTCCAGTCTATCGTCACAAATGATAATGCATCCGGACACACTCACACGTGGAAACgttgatatatatatctatatgcatatacatgtgtcTGTATGGAATGCGAAACACGTTTGCACGCCTTCGCAGGGGTGCTGGGGTACGGTGGTTTGCCTTGTGGAGATGATATCTGTCGCCTTAAAAGGGGGACCAGTTTTTGTGATTTTTAGGTACCGAGTCCCGGACACTGTCGTCCCGCGTGTCTCACCGGGACGATGCCTTTCATCCTTTTGGCTGCCTTGACAAATTCATCCTTGAGTTGTCGACAAGGACGGCACCTAGGATTGTaaagcgcgagaaagaacacAAAGTCTCTGCCCTCGACGACTCTCTGAACAGCCTGTGGGCCGAGTTCGTCGACTTCGTCGTCCTCAGCGTCATACAAACTGGCATTGCTAGGAGAGGCCTCCTGAAACCCTCCGGCGTTGCCACCAAAAAAGCTTCCAAATCCTTCAGAGCCGCCTCCAAAGGGGGGTCCGTCACCTCCGCCGAAAGAAAACTTGATGTTGGGACCGCCTCCACCTCCCCCGCCAAACATCCCGCTGAACGAAACGGgcacagaaagacacactCCCAGTCCAGCTAGTCGAGCATTGCTTTTACCATTTCACAAAATATACACACATCAAGACTCGCACCGCTTGTACACGTGTGTAAGCACTCACCGGCACAAATCCGACGACCTCCGCAGTGTCTATACGTCCAGGAATGCGTGTCACTACACTCGTGCGCACAGCGCAAGTCACACTACTGGGGTCTTTGTGTTCTGGATGCCGGCTGTGTGCGGAGGACACGGTAACTTCTTTGTGTCAATTTATAGTGGGTGTTCGGAACCTGCTTCTCCAAAGAACTGACACGACATATTTCCCCTAGCACACACGAACACAGGGAAGTATACCGATCTCGCGAAACATCCACTCGCATGTCCTGTGAGTGCGACGGTCGGGGCCAAATGGAATTCGGGTAAAAACAAGCTTGAATGCAGAAGCAGGCGACAGCTGCTCCGTTtcggttttctcttctcacccgAAAAGATCCGACAGATCGATGGGGCTGCCTCCGAATTCGGCAGGCGAGGGCCCGCCTCCTTCCCCGAGTCCTGCCTCTCCGAACATGTCGTacttttttctttgttcttcATTACTAAGCACCTGAAATAAACagatacacgcatatatatatatatatatacatatatagagatatagatatgtatgtgtacgACGCGGAGAGACGTGTCTGTGCCTTTTTTTACACGACGAGCGTTAGGGTGAGGGAATCGTCGTGCAGGAACGCAGGAACGAAGATCTACAGTTGACACATTTACCCTCGCACTTGCCACAGACTCTCGCATGCGACGAAGCATTTTTATAAATCCGCTTTCCCTCAGATCTACATCTCCAAacgtgtatgcatatacataagCATTTATCTTTTATAACTATAtagacagctgcagagagacaagtaGGCAGTAGgcaaggagacgaagacaacgCTTCGGCTTAGGAAGCAAAAGAACGAATTGAAGAACAGACTCGCCTGTCAGCAGAATGATGGACATGGAAACGAAGCGCGAGGGGTAAAGAGTAGTGAGAACACCTCCACCTGTAACTAATTGACAGACAAACGAAGAGGCTCAGTGAGTTTCCCGGTCAAACTGGGCAGCCAGAATGCAGAAACGGAAGCAGCAGTGAGATACGAACACGCGTGGAAGCAAACCTGGGTAGGACGCAGTGTCATCTCTGTGGAAATGGCTCTTTGGCCTCCTCTCACTCGTGTCTGTACACTTCCTCCTGCTGCTCGGCTGTCTCACCTCGTGAGCCTTTGCAATGTCAAGGAacttctcctcgtttccagGGTTCACATCAGGGTGATACTGCTTCGCCAATTTCCGATACGCCTGTACATACATTTGTAAGTCGGCATTCCTCTCACGCTTAAGACTCTATGAGACCTGAGGGGCTCCTCTGCAAGGCATGAGAAGTGGCACGAGTGCTTCTTTTTCAATCCCTCAGCGCGCGCGTGGTATCTCTGTCCACACCCAAGAAACGTTATTTCATGCCGAAGACGTAGCTGGCCATTTCCTTAACTCACTCGAAATACACATCCATCTACTTCCCAACGTCTATATTTATAggtacatatttatacacacGCAGGTACGCAGGTAACAGCGACCTGAGAGTGAATAATCCGTAGTAGAATCAAGACGGACCTTGTCGATTTCGCGTGGTGTCGCGTTCCTCTTCACTCCCAGTAATCGGTAGAAATCGCGAGACTTTCCGGGAGATGCTCCTGAACCATAGCACAGAGCATGGCAGAATTCGCCACACGTGCGGAGCGTGAACACTCTCAGCTGAACCTTCTGATTTTCTATCTAAGTTGATATGACAAACTTTTATACACACACGCAATCCCGTCACAGTCAAGCGCGGAGTTGAAATCTCTCCACCCTGGGCATTGGAACTAACCGATAGTTTCGCCATAGCTTGTTAAACTCAGTTACTGCACGGTTGCACATTCAGTTCCGTGGCTCGATGGTCCACCGAACACGCATCGAGAGGCAAGAACACCCCCGACAAGAAAGTTGAACACGCTGATTCCTGCATCCTGGCGTCCTTTGAAAATATCTCAAGGCGCCCACGTTGCTTGTTCTGTTCCACACCGACTTCTTGTGCATTGCCTATGCGTCCACATGCACGTCAATTCCCTCGTAGTGCCGTTGCTTTTTCCATCCGTCGTGACCTCTGCATGGTTCTGATAAAGTCTCTACACACTCCCACCCGCAAAATAACcgatttgcatgcagagtaAGCGGACCCTCTCACTTTCACAGAGGCCCGTGACTGTCGATCCCTTTTCACCACGGAGGAGTCTTTCTTGTTGCCTGAGACCTAGTGCTCTTGGAAACACTTCACGGGCTTCTCCACGAGTGTGAGACATCTGAACAGCCGTGACACCCGGCTTCGTGCCTTTATCTTTTCCTCATGATCTCCCTTCCCCAGATAAAAGAATGCAGACACATTTCACAATCAACTCTATCAGACATACGAAGGTCTCCCGTGCGCCCCTCGCCTTCcattctctcgctttcccttCTCTGGTTCGTTGTCGCCGACCTCAGTCCATAAAAACGACGTTTCCCCGCAGTTTTCCCCATTATCGACGCGACATGGCAACTTACGGGCTTCTGCGTAGAGTAGtgacggcgagaaagagaaatggGGGGGCGCCCTCAAGGGCTGGTCCTGCTTCTGCGTGTCTGCGTTTGTCGGAAACAAGGTGTCCACGGACCAcgcaaaaaaagagaggatgGACACAAGGGCTGCAGCGCGTCGACGAGAACTGCAGAAAGGCCAGCGAgctgagacagaaggcggCAAATCAGATTCTGACACATTTTTCCGTGAAAGCGACTCTCCACTTCCGGGAGAAACGGACCTCGCGCCCGGGGCTCCGGCAGACTGGCCAGTGGGTCCATCCTGGTGACGGCCGtctgagagagacaccgaggcgTCGGAAAAAGTCATGTTTCTTCGTGTAGCGGAACAGGGACAGTCTTAGAGAGAATAGGAAAGACAAACGTCTACGGAGACAGTTCCTGCCCCTGGAAACGACAGTTTCTGGGAAGACACTGGAAGCGGCTAGGAGTTTTGACAACGGAGGAGGACGTGCGGAGGAAACGCGTGGAGGACGACACCAACGTCAGAGACAAAGGCGGGCTtcggagaacgagagacgtgaaaagaaggaagaggaattGGAGACCTGGAGACACTCCTGCGCGCATAAAAAGTCGATTTTGCGGTGGTATGAGGTGCCGCCTATAAACAAGGTTTTTTCCGCCCTTTTTGTCCGGGACGCTGGCGGCAGGGAAACGAGACAAGGCCACGGAACTCCACAGAAGTGTAGGCAGACTCCATTTGTTGGTCCGCCGTCCGAAATTTGCCGCGGGAGAATATGAATGCTCTTGATCGAAACACTCGTCGCCACTGGCACTCTATACTCAGGCCTTGGAAAGTGCGGTAGGAAGACAAGCATTCCTACCCACCGAGAGAACTGTCTTGATCGAAAGTCGCCTTTGTGTGTAGACTCCcgggagaagagatagaTGAAAACGTGGATCGGCAGAAACCAATCGCAACGTGGTAGTATAAGAGTTGTACTTTCGGATTCTCACATGAACAACAAGCATCTGGGGGGCACACGTGAGGCACTGCCGTCTTCACGACAACGaatatctgcatgcagcgcttgGTCAATGTTTCccggaagagacgcaggatATACAGCCAGTCAAAAAAGGAACACAAGAAGCATTAAAACGAGAACCAAGGTAAAGCAAAAGAACATTCGTCTTCAGTAATAGCACGGTACAGGACAGTGCGCATTTTTAGTCAAGCGTTCTTTCTGAGAGAGGAACCACTCAGCAGATGCAGTAAGCCGCTGGTGTCATGTGTCGGCAACAGCATGTAGGGTGGTTCCTAGCGCGGCGGGTGGAGGACCGAAGTGGGATCCTCATGATGATTAAGAAACATTTTGGCTTTTTCCAAAATGCGACGAGTCGAAAAACTGTGTGCCATCTCTTTGGTTTCGGTAACACACTGAAATTCCCTTCCAGCACTGGATGTGTTCTGGGGGCCAACAGTACAACGCACTATCAGGTGGCTAAACGAAGCGATAGCAGCCAGCGACGACACGATTAGCTAAATATTCTGTGTGTGAGGCAAGCTACCTCAAAAAGTCACAAGGCCCCGAAAATCTGCAGCAGTGTCTGCGCAACGGAACAGTTTCCTAGGACGATGTGTAGATGCGATGCTGGTCAGTCGGAGCGGTTTCGTAAAAGCACATCTAATTGGTGTTCATTAAATGGCTGTTCTATGTTGCGGTTGGTGCGGCAGTCTACGTGATCTGTGTCCTGTTTCCATTATCAGAGACTTGCCACACGAGAAGGCCAACGAGAAACTACAGGTCCAGCACAAGACTTTCACTTACGCTAGATGACTGAAAACGTCGCAGTCTGTGCCGATGTTCACCACTCGCATTCCTGTGATGTGTCTACTGTAGTGACTGCATACTGGGAATGCAACGGATGTTTCGAATTAGTTTATCCGCAACACAGACTAAGATGGGCTGTCGCTCTAAAACACTATCATCTCTGTGTGACATCGGTGAGCCCGCAATGATTCACATACCTGGTTTTTTCCTTATAGAAACACCGGAAAGCGTAATCCTTGTCTTGGTGTGCTACTGAAAATACCTTAGTGTTCCGAATATGGATGGACTGACAGAATTAGTAAGAATGATGACATGTGAGTTCTACTGACGTGACCGAAGCACAACTCTGAATTACGTGCGTCAGGAGGCCTCTATCAGCAAACATGGAGGGTCGTATCCCGCTCCTTCAATAATGGTCCATACGAGTTCGTAGAGTGTAATCAAAGGGGCCCTTAAATTATGTCTGGGTTGCCACAAAGGTTCGGGCGCCCCGGTTCTCACTGCTACGCTAGCTGACGTTTCTTCAGTACGCATAGTATATATAGTATGATCTACGGTAAGCACAGATAATAAATTGGTCGTGAAGTAGAGGAGAGCCTATGGTAACCTCCCAGTGATTGCACGAGCGAAACACTTCGGCTTGACCAACGGGAGGATTTCCGTATTGTGCCACAGGTTATCTTCTAATATGGCTAGATAGGAATGACGCTACTCAGTACAATTCCCCTTTGCACCCGTGCCCGTTCTAGACAAGGCATGAAACATCACCTCAAAGCTACGAACCAATGAACTCTCCGCAGTGCCAGCTTCTCGACTGCAGAACAAGAAATAAGGATTTCGAGGCCGCGAATATGGACCAGCGGAAGTTCACAATCGAAATCCGTAGAGGGAGCAGGCCTGAGTGCATAAGTCTGGCATACTGTGATAGTGGTTGTTTTTTAACGAACACACACACGAAATAAAGTATTCGAGTGAGACAAAATTACGCACACGCCCGATTCACCTTACTTCAACACACGACTAACTTTGAATTGCCGTAGTTTTTGTTGTCCACAAGGGAAAAAAGCTGCCCAGAAAGGGTGTACGTGAAGATGACCCAGCGATTGTTAAGCTGTGAATTTCGCCACCCTCAGAGAGGAATGTACTCGTTTTGAAAGTGGGATAACCGACTCCTGGTGTCACTGACAGAACAACCACAAATAGGCCAATGCTGGAAAGGGACACCTTCGCAAGATATGTAGACAGCAGCTGATGAGGTGCGACCGTTTTGACCTAAAAATTATGACAGCATAATCGGAAAAACCAAGCATGCaattttcgtttttccggCCGACACCTACTTAGAAGAAGCAAGGATGAGACTTCTACTGGTATAGCTACCTCGAATacaagtcgagaagaaaaaattGTGGAACTATTCATGTATATTGTTCTAAGCTGGATCAAGTAAACAGTTTCCGCCCCACGCCGACGAAAGAATACACGGCATTAAAAGAGAAGGCCTGACACTTCATTTTGCATTGACATGTAGTTCATCTCCCGAACGAATGATACTCACGGCCGCGCTGTCTTCAGAAAAATGACTTatgttctctgtttttgtaGATGTACGATAAAAGCATCCAGCAAGCCCAGCCAGCCCAGATGTGCAAAACTCTGGTATCGTAACGTTCCCGTGGGTGGTGCCCCAGAGGCTGCGCGGCTTTTGGTacaggagaagacgccgaaTACTGTAAGAGGGTGACCGTTCGCTCTGATATTTTTCGAAAGCATGACGCCTGACAGAAAGACATCACGTTCTCGTTATTGTGTTATTGTGTCGTGGAAGCAACCATACTGTCGGGAGTGGCCACCTGAAGTGAACTAGGGCCCCGTTCGGGGCTCTTCAAGGACCCATTCTCGCCTTGGTTTTGCAGAGTGATGATTGAGTATCCGCTTTACCGAACGTTAGTTGCCTCATTACCTGTTTTCATGGACATGAAATTTATTTTTGGAGTTGACTGATGAGCGGAGGTGGAAGCAACCGTCAGTACTTTCGTGACACCCAAGAGCCCCATGCTCTTTTCCTACGATTGGACACTTCTTGGGACCACCGACTTGAGTCATCCTGCAACCCGACTTCGCCCGAATCCTCTTCTTTTTATCTACCAGAACAGGCAAAACAGAAATGAAAGGCTCGTTGACTTTCCTTCAGCTGGAAGCCTTGCGGGAGGCTGCATCGAAGGTACGAACTCTTAGCATTTTCAGAGGCATGTGCTGCACGAGAGAAACTACAGGATCACCTGCGGAGGCGTCGAATGCGGATCGATGATTAGGTCACAGTCGTCTGCTGTAACTCAAGTGACTGATTCTGACTTCCATTTGTTAGCTGTCACATAGTCGGGCGTTCCCTCAAGAGCAAAAGGGCTGACTATCAGTGGTCGTAAAGCAAAAGTCAGATGATGTGGAAAGTCCAGTTGCTGTGTACTCGCTGTCACGTTAGGCGTTGCCCCTTCACTCTGTCCTCTTGTATGCAGGACCCCAAGGATAGAACAGTAGGAAAACGCACGAGCTGTTCTAAATCGTTGTGTTGGGGCTGAGCTTGAGGAGGCACCGTAGCTGCAAGCCTCAGTGGCAGTTTCGTCTGAGCAGACGCTTTAGGGAACTACAGTTTTATTGTTTTGGCACCACATGAGGGTTTCTGGCTACATCGGTCTTCCAGTGCTCTTAATGAAACACGTTACTCCAGGCCTCCAGTAGATGCACAAGGCATTTTGGGGGTGTTTCCTCATTGTAACGCACGAATAATGGAGTACCAGAGCTAATGATGAAATCACCATGCATGGTACTTTCCCTCATGCGGATGATCTTGAGTGATGCGATTCGTGTGTCGCTTCATTGACTAGCAGTCTACGTTTGTATCATGCTTCGAGTTCCCCTCTGTGTCATGTTTTTGCATTATGAGACAGGCAGATGATATCGATGGTATGTTTCAAGTGATCAGCAACGTTAACCTCTTTTCGAAGCTCGATGAAGCAACGCAGAAATCCCTATGTAGGAGTCTCACCTACGAGGCCTATGCTGCCAAACAGGTAGTTTTCCGATATGGCGACTGGGGAGACAAGTACTACATTATCCTCAGCGGCAGAGTGTCCGTCCAGGCGCCTTTAA from Toxoplasma gondii ME49 chromosome VIIa, whole genome shotgun sequence carries:
- a CDS encoding cyclic nucleotide-binding domain-containing protein (encoded by transcript TGME49_204472); amino-acid sequence: MMWKVQLLCTRCHVRRCPFTLSSCMQDPKDRTADDIDGMFQVISNVNLFSKLDEATQKSLCRSLTYEAYAAKQVVFRYGDWGDKYYIILSGRVSVQAPLTPTSETFQQVAILESGGGFGEMALMENKPRAATVVCLETTGTLASISCRAYRS
- a CDS encoding thioredoxin domain-containing protein (encoded by transcript TGME49_204480), which gives rise to MTFSDASVSLSDGRHQDGPTGQSAGAPGARSVSPGSGESLSRKNVSESDLPPSVSARWPFCSSRRRAAALVSILSFFAWSVDTLFPTNADTQKQDQPLRAPPHFSFSPSLLYAEARASPGKSRDFYRLLGVKRNATPREIDKAYRKLAKQYHPDVNPGNEEKFLDIAKAHEVLSNEEQRKKYDMFGEAGLGEGGGPSPAEFGGSPIDLSDLFGGMFGGGGGGGPNIKFSFGGGDGPPFGGGSEGFGSFFGGNAGGFQEASPSNASLYDAEDDEVDELGPQAVQRVVEGRDFVFFLALYNPRCRPCRQLKDEFVKAAKRMKGIVPFGAINCSRFGNISYCKEAQHYPTLLFFPADKHSKRIDYRGERTSAAMVRFLSENLPSTVVVLTDDSMEGWISTDAQKPKVVLFTDKRGIPPLFKYLSYQMRNQVAMGVVFKNQKNLLKAFGEGLEYQRKHRTHTHSDKPLPAEIVFPSLLAVDDIDLLTGEWIDVKNHVNQELLTLTFSRLAAKARTASGVAFRELTARRVSSGECSKDDSQFCFVLLVPDAMAAALAPKDLFAKLTELAEKFKRDPLKICWVNRDAQPGFTRVFSLSSDQEIVFLAYRPKRKKYEVMSGPLTPASLESFVNDVVSGGKQLTGKLTQFPQLVGKQRTKTSGHDEL